In the Glycine max cultivar Williams 82 chromosome 19, Glycine_max_v4.0, whole genome shotgun sequence genome, tGAATTTATTTATGCTTTCACCGATTCAATGACGTGTgatcaaaacataaataaaacaaatttatttttggattgGGGGATGGATATTATgcctcatatatatatacatgattGCATAGAAAAAGAAGGACTAATCCCACAGGCACCAGGAAGGCTTACAAgctttgattttagaaaatctAATTGTGGTCCAACAACATGCAAACAATTACAAAGATATCTTGTACTTTCCCTGTTATGGTTGGCTTTGGGAAACGCAATAGTTGCTGCTCTACAACAATAAGTACTTGGATTGGACTTGACAACAGCAAAATAAGTCCCACAGAACGAAAGTAAAGCTTCATACCCATAGCACGTTTTAGTAATATTATGTTGATCACATGCAGTGAATGTTGTTACTGCCAAACCATAAGCCATCACAAGAGCAAAAATTTTCTTCTCCCCCATCTTCTCTTGAATATGTATGCAACTTTGTTTTCAGTATTATGACGTTTTGATCAACCATTCTTAACATATATATCAGTATATATAGGGCAAATTCtgagttttatcattttttgttttttgaatattAAAGAAACATAATTATGACTCTTTTTTAGTGAGGTCGGTAAGCTATTGACATCATGGTCAATGTTAATTGCCCGGCCCAAATTCCATTTGTAGTAACTAATGACTAACTTTAAATGTTCATtgactttttttatcatttatgatatgattttttttgtgtgaatatTTATGATATGAATAAATCAAACTATTTGTTAAAATATCACTTTATATaggttgtttaaaaaataataattacttcaGAAAATAAATGagcaataattatattttaaaattgagaaaaataggTATCCactaaattaaaacatataggATCAAAAAGGCATCACGCTTAAATTAAACGTTATACATTTTTAAGGGGAAATTTGAACATAACAAAGCATCACATTTTAAAAGATCTGATATATAACACACGTTGAGTTGTGATGGAGGACAACTATTAGTATTAATCCACTGGaactcaccaaattttatcactttttaatcaatttcaatcaataaatgagaatatttttctaagagtctcaaagagtgtttatctttgtatataataaaataaaactgataaaataaaatgacctTGAAGTACATCTCATAGGAATAGAAATTAACTAAatcattttcttatatataactaGCTTAGGACATCTCTAATGAGAGATTTTTTGAAGGGTTTCTTTTTAAGTAAAGAAACTATTTCTTACCGTTTCTTCTCTATTGGAATGAATTTATGTaacaaattttttcttaaaacatttGTGTATGAATTTCCTATCATGATATGATACTCTGGGACCACACAAACTAatgtgagaataaaaaaaataacttaaaaaatttacttaaaaagttTTCATTGAAGATGTTTTTAGTGTCTCGTGTAAGagtattaaattcatatttataatttataggaataattttttagattattttgaaatgttaatatattattaattatttagtttaatttttttaaaaaaattatagaaaggtATTGAGACGAAGCATATTATATGAGAGAAATGGAAACtcttaatttatgaaaattccAGAAATTGATCATTAacaggaaaaatattttacatcagaaaagaggaaaaatatttcaaattttaatttaatacgttactttgtttaaaatatatttattaattttattttatatttattaattatacataaattttttattaattatgataaCTACATGATTTTTATGATATCAACATTCAAATTGACATTTGATTCAAATTCATATCATATTAAAGAAAATCTCAAAAGGCagcattaatttaaaatattttttattgttataatttttttataaaaactgtgTATATATTTAGGTTACATGTAAATGCAAACATATTTATAAagtgattatttttcaaaaatatatttttatcgtatattaaaattgataattattgtgcctatatatatatatatatagttggaATAACATTCAGTTTAGCTTAAGTTTATCGATCAGTTACCATCAGTCAGCCTCATCTTATTCCATCCTCCCAAATATGGCCCAGGAGAAACCCCCTATAAGACACAAATGTAAGGTCCGTTGTACCGAATATGTTCCTTTTCATACAAGAATTAGGATAATACTTAATTACTATACATACATTTTCTCTTCCCATCTCATTTCcatttaattgtttcttaatatctcttttattttttcatcacaTCACCTATAATTTTTCTGTCAATTTTTCTCCCTACCTCTATCTTATTTCCATCCCAATTCAGCCCAAAATGGGGTGGGTGAATATAACTGCTccaaaaattaaaggaaatgaGGAACTAAACTACATAATCGACAAAGAGGATATCCAGCCAAACCGCGACGACCCTTTTTTCCTTTGGGGGTTCCAAAAATAGATGTCACTACCACTTATGGGGTGCATGCACctcattctctcttttttcttttctagatATCCTGCGACTTGGGTAATTAAGCGACTAATTTATCTCACATATACCACTTTGCAATAGGGTGCACCTCAAAAAGCATGTACCTCTCtcgatgaaaaaaataaatcatatcaaGTAGGAAATCTCATTATTACTTTACTCGATCGACTTTATACAAATCTACAAATATTTAGTGTGCAGAAGGTATTTAGTTAGGCACATATCGACCAAGTTTGAGAATCTATCATTATCGAACCTACATTGAACTTAGACCCTCTCTTGATAAAAGGGGTGGCGTGGGGGGGACAGATCATATATTAGttttaacaatatatttatgtttaagGACCGAATAGCTATGTGATAATATGAACTAATTACTGAATAGCTGAAATTATCATGAAACTTGAGCTAACACACAAGGACGTATCAGTAACACTGAATAGCTagctgtaccaaaaaaaaagcgGATATAGTTGAAAACGAGTCAAAATCAGTTACAACTTTAAAAGTTACTTGAAAACTTGGACCCTTTGCAAGATTCATTAAAGAATAAAAGGTCATTTTGGAGTTTTCTCCTTATTTTGTACATACGACACTGTTCAAAGGAgagcatatatatatactagCTAACATGGTAAAACTTAACGGTAAACACTATTCTTGCACCGTTCAAGGCTTGATCTTATCAAGAATTTCTCTAAGCATTTCTTCGGTCAAGGGTTTCATGTAGTAGTCATCTAGCCCCGCTTCAACAAATTCTTGTACATTACTCTCTTCACGGCTTGATGACGACACACCAATAATCTTGCTACTGATCCCCGTTGAGCGAAGTTCCTTTGTTGccttaatatataaaagaaaaatatttcttagaCAATTTTGAATTGTCTACAACTTGAGAGGGAAAAGAATTAAAGAAAGATAAATGATTGATTTGATTGATGATCTAATttgataagaaaaaagagataaagaaaagaaattattaattggatatttgaattttttattttcaaaatataactacTGTAATGTAAAAACATCCAACAAGAAAATCTCATTATATGCACAAATGCACGTACATTTTACAAAACAAATGTTCATTATATGTAAACCAAATCTTATAAAGATAGTGCTTAATTTGAATTTCCTAGCTAGCACCTATTatgaaatcaattaattaacttCGTACCTGAATTCCATTCATGATAGGCATGTCCTTATCCATGAGAATCAGGTCAAAACTTTGACCATTAATGCGATGAAGATCCACGGCTTCTTTGCCATTTTTCGCAGCAGTAACATCTTTTATCCCAACTCTTTCAAACATCCACTACTGCAAAGGGGTAAATTTACGACACTAAAACAAGGACGGTTTTTAAAAACCGCCTTGGTAAAAAATGCAGCAACCTTTCAACGCCGGTTTTCTAAAAACCGCCTTGAAAACAGCCTTTCAAATACGGTTTTTAAGAACCGTCCTTATCTTTAGATATTTTCTCTCATCTGAAAACGCGAATCGCAACTCAGCGGACACGTGGCACCTTCTCATAAGCTCAGTGCTTATATTCCTCTTTCGTCTTTCCAACTTCAAACTTCGAATTCTAACCCCATTCCAAACCTTTCCCTCAGCAATGGAATCCACCAAACTCCCGCGTCAATCTTCATTTCTTTagacagagagagaaagagcGTGCGGTGTCGGAATCATGTTCTCCGATTGCACCGATGGTTCGGTTTATGGTCGTCGGAGAATCGCCGATCTCGTTGAGAGTTTCGAATCGCACCGGTGACCGGAGAAGATGGTGAATTCCATGGTGGAACGTGCCACGAGCGACATGCTCATAGGGCCTGATTGGGCCATGAACATCGAGATCTGCGACATGCTCAATCATGACCCTTGGTGCGTTTTCCTTTTTTGCACTCTTTCATCCAAAGTGCACCGTTTTTCTCTAATCCCCCAAATGCGAAtcatctttttttgtttgtttttttatcgtTTTTCCTCAAGCTGAAAATGCATAGTCCGTCTCAGAGACTCATAGGAGCCGAACAAATCGTCGCTCAGAGAGGAAAATTGTGTGTCGTTTCGCCTTCTTCTGGGATCTCCGTCGTCGATGTGGCGACAGTGCCGCCGCGGATTTTGCCGATTTGGCTGCCGGAAGAGTTCGAGCCAGTGGTCGTTCACATCTTAAACATCTTTGCTCTATTTTGAATAGCATTTAGATAAGGagatatgaaaataaatcttCGCAAGTTTGCATGATTTACTCCCTTCTATCTATTCGATGAAATGTCCCTGTGTTTCACTTTTATCTcgttgttatgtttttttatttctccgcCATCTTTTTTCATTCCTATGTTTTTGCTcttatttgtgtgtgtgtattttgaTTGATCGGTGGGTGTGTATTTTTGCAGGGGTGATATCTGGAGCTCTTTTGTATATAAGGGATGAATTCCTAGCTGTAGATAGAAAGACTTGGCTTCACGTTACAAGTCTCGTATCTCTGTTTTTTTTCTAGATATTGATCACATGCATGTTtctgttaaatattttaattgttatgaaATCATATGGATATTAGTTtcggttttattttatttgattgaatttgatgAACCTGCAGGTTGTAGCCTCTGTGTACGTAAATAACATTCACATAACAATTttgcctattttttttatcactttgtAGTCTGTAGTTATTGGTTAATGTTCATATATATTGATTCCCTGGTCACTCATTTATATGATCCTTCtaccttgagaaaaataaagaatcttttgtttaaactaGTGCTAGATGGACTGAGGTGATTCATTTTAACGATATATATGTGAATTCTTATACTTATCTATGTAGTATTCTTTTGATTATCTTTTACTCATATAATACTTCCAAGAATTCCATCAAAGCTAAATCTTTCAAGGTAATTTAAGGTATTTAAATCTGTGATTGCAGTTCATTGGAATTTTTCAAGAAACAATTGTGCAAGAACTGGTTGGGGAGCTGGTAAGTACACATTGATTTTGAATGCTGATGACAAATTGTAATGTT is a window encoding:
- the LOC100813957 gene encoding two-component response regulator 24 gives rise to the protein MFERVGIKDVTAAKNGKEAVDLHRINGQSFDLILMDKDMPIMNGIQATKELRSTGISSKIIGVSSSSREESNVQEFVEAGLDDYYMKPLTEEMLREILDKIKP
- the LOC100815918 gene encoding uncharacterized protein, with amino-acid sequence MTLETHRSRTNRRSERKIVCRFAFFWDLRRRCGDSAAADFADLAAGRVRASGVISGALLYIRDEFLAVDRKTWLHVTIHWNFSRNNCARTGWGAELNGYFQLELP